A genomic region of Nymphaea colorata isolate Beijing-Zhang1983 chromosome 2, ASM883128v2, whole genome shotgun sequence contains the following coding sequences:
- the LOC116247769 gene encoding glycerol-3-phosphate dehydrogenase [NAD(+)]: MTQEEGSHGEWCNGVAKQRVAVIGSGNWGSVAAKLIASNTLRLKDFHDEVRMWVFEETLQSGEKLSHVINGNNENVKYLPGVKLGKNVVADPDLEHTVNDATMLVFVIPHQFVEGVCKQLVGKVGPHVEAISLIKGMEIRKEGCLMMSSLITRILRINCCVLMGANLASEIAEEKLSEATIGYREDNKAVADKWVRLFRTPYFLVASVQDVEGIELCGTLKNIVAVAAGFVDGLDMGTNTKAAIMRIGLREMRVFSKLMFPSVQDTTFFESCGVADLIVTCWGGRNRKIAEAFARAGGKRSFDELEAELLQGQKLQGVSTAYEVYQVLKHRGWQELFPLFSTVHEICAGLLPPTAIVEQCERTPNFSLVEGSAEYY; encoded by the exons ATGACTCAGGAAGAAGGAAGCCACGGAGAGTGGTGCAACGGCGTCGCCAAGCAAAGGGTCGCCGTCATCGGCAGCGGAAATTGGGGATCCGTCGCGGCGAAGCTCATTGCCTCCAACACCCTCCGACTCAAAGACTTCCACG ATGAAGTGAGGATGTGGGTCTTCGAAGAGACACTGCAGAGCGGGGAGAAGCTGTCTCATGTTATCAACGGCAACAAC GAAAACGTGAAGTATCTCCCTGGTGTAAAGCTTGGCAAAAATGTGGTGGCTGATCCTGACTTGGAACATACAG TGAATGATGCAACCATGTTGGTTTTCGTAATTCCGCACCAATTTGTGGAGGGGGTGTGTAAACAGCTTGTGGGGAAGGTGGGTCCTCATGTGGAAGCGATCTCGCTGATAAAGGGGATGGAGATCAGGAAGGAGGGCTGCCTAATGATGTCTTCCCTCATCACCCGCATCCTCCGGATCAATTGCTGCGTCCTCATGGGCGCCAACCTTGCTTCCGAG ATTGCAGAAGAGAAGCTCAGCGAAGCCACCATTGGGTACAGGGAAGACAACAAGGCCGTCGCTGATAAATGGGTCCGGCTCTTCAGAACTCCCTACTTTCTTGTGGCATCG GTGCAAGATGTGGAAGGAATTGAGCTCTGCGGAACCCTTAAGAATATTGTCGCTGTAGCAGCAG GTTTTGTGGACGGCCTGGATATGGGTACCAACACCAAG GCTGCAATCATGAGGATTGGATTAAGAGAGATGCGTGTCTTCTCAAAATTGATGTTCCCATCAGTTCAAGATACAACCTTCTTTGAGAGCTGTGGAGTGGCTGATCTCATTGTTACATGCt GGGGCGGTAGGAATAGGAAGATTGCTGAAGCTTTTGCAAGAGCAGGAGGGaaaag GTCTTTTGATGAGCTTGAAGCAGAGCTACTCCAAGGTCAAAAGTTACAG GGCGTCTCTACTGCATATGAAGTTTATCAGGTGCTGAAGCACCGAGGTTGGCAGGAACTGTTCCCATTGTTCAGCACTGTTCATGAGATCTGTGCCGGCCTCCTTCCTCCAACGGCAATTGTAGAGCAGTGCGAGCGAACTCCCAACTTCTCTTTGGTCGAGGGTTCTGCCGAGTACTATTGA